One segment of Anguilla anguilla isolate fAngAng1 chromosome 1, fAngAng1.pri, whole genome shotgun sequence DNA contains the following:
- the LOC118220725 gene encoding uncharacterized protein LOC118220725 isoform X1 yields MFHSEWELDFAIIAREGEPELGVQARSLSVSGQSSGEIRPLCSADMPHVLCLLLFVLSCTNSVTCSLIFATTGKDVTLRCQCSKNPNCHEEVIRWVRMDSNESLQIIDNKCEQSHCRFASKTLNGTHVVLLTIAQVEPGDSGRYYCVEHYKRDIQFNDNGTLLMVGDVWTDSSEVDLLNEWTGEGGSPELDWSEAQTPNSSQEFIFEWRNETNASDFLDEWHTELRCVVTRLSAPWVNIYWRSTRESWNKTGQTWSLTDTERAYRVESQLRIGLKVKSDWEDEYEDEYEYEHEYGYLDKMVEMDEELWCEVQVGVNVSVQSPKFSFRQQGHTDSEWCNGVLYGEIAFCVLCVCLLTLLIYHCLCHQHKGSEPSATEVSPTLNSCRDVSSDTTYALVIKKQPKTEMTKTEEQTEEQSGRQTGVQRSEIQM; encoded by the exons ATGTTCCATTCCGAATGGGAACTCGACTTTGCAATTATAGCGCGTGAAGGCGAGCCTGAACTAGGCGTGCAAGCACGTTCCTTATCTGTAAGCGGTCAGTCATCAGGTGAAATCAGACCACTCTGTTCTGCAGACATGCCACATGttctctgtctcctgctctTCGTGCTGTCCTGCA CCAATTCTGTGACCTGCTCGCTGATATTCGCCACAACGGGCAAGGACGTCACACTCCGCTGCCAGTGTTCCAAGAACCCGAACTGTCACGAGGAGGTTATCCGCTGGGTTCGAATGGACTCGAATGAATCACTGCAAATTATCGATAATAAATGTGAGCAATCGCACTGCCGATTCGCcagcaaaacattaaatggCACTCACGTTGTACTCCTGACGATTGCTCAGGTTGAACCAGGGGATTCTGGTCGATATTACTGCGTAGAGCACTACAAACGCGACATCCAATTTAACGACAACGGAACCCTTTTAATGGTCGGAG ATGTCTGGACAGACAGCAGTGAAGTAGATTTGCTGAATGAATGGACGGGTGAGGGTGGAAGCCCAGAGCTGGATTGGAGTGAAGCTCAAACACCAAACAGTAGTCAAGAGTTTATATTTGAATGGAGGAATGAGACTAATGCgagtgacttcctggatgaatGGCACACTGAGTTGCGCTGTGTAGTGACCAGACTCAGTGCCCCCTGGGTAAATATCTACTGGCGGTCGACCCGCGAATCATGGAACAAAACTGGCCAGACCTGGTCTTTGACAGACACCGAGAGAGC GTACAGGGTAGAGAGCCAGTTGAGAATTGGGCTAAAAGTGAAGTCTGACTGGGAGGATGAGTATGAGGATGAGTATGAGTACGAGCACGAGTACGGGTACCTAGATAAGATGGTGGAAATGGATGAAGAATTGTGGTGTGAGGTCCAGGTTGGGGTGAATGTCTCTGTTCAGAGCCCAAAGTTTTCATTCCGTCAGCAAGGCCATACTGACTCTG AATGGTGCAATGGAGTCCTATATGGTGAAATAGCCttttgtgtgctctgtgtgtgtcttctcACCCTGCTCATCTATCACTGTCTCTGCCACCAGCACAAAG GTTCAGAACCATCAGCGACAGAAGTGTCACCAACACTGAACTCTTGC AGAGATGTGTCCTCGGACACCACCTATGCTCTGGTTATCAAGAAACAACCCAAGACAGAGATGACAAAGACAGAGGAGCAGACAGAAGAACAGTCAGGAAGACAGACTGGTGTACAGCGAAGTGAGATACAAATGTGA
- the LOC118220725 gene encoding uncharacterized protein LOC118220725 isoform X3, with the protein MFHSEWELDFAIIAREGEPELGVQARSLSVSGQSSGEIRPLCSADMPHVLCLLLFVLSCTNSVTCSLIFATTGKDVTLRCQCSKNPNCHEEVIRWVRMDSNESLQIIDNKCEQSHCRFASKTLNGTHVVLLTIAQVEPGDSGRYYCVEHYKRDIQFNDNGTLLMVGDVWTDSSEVDLLNEWTGEGGSPELDWSEAQTPNSSQEFIFEWRNETNASDFLDEWHTELRCVVTRLSAPWVNIYWRSTRESWNKTGQTWSLTDTERAYRVESQLRIGLKVKSDWEDEYEDEYEYEHEYGYLDKMVEMDEELWCEVQVGVNVSVQSPKFSFRQQGHTDSGSEPSATEVSPTLNSCRDVSSDTTYALVIKKQPKTEMTKTEEQTEEQSGRQTGVQRSEIQM; encoded by the exons ATGTTCCATTCCGAATGGGAACTCGACTTTGCAATTATAGCGCGTGAAGGCGAGCCTGAACTAGGCGTGCAAGCACGTTCCTTATCTGTAAGCGGTCAGTCATCAGGTGAAATCAGACCACTCTGTTCTGCAGACATGCCACATGttctctgtctcctgctctTCGTGCTGTCCTGCA CCAATTCTGTGACCTGCTCGCTGATATTCGCCACAACGGGCAAGGACGTCACACTCCGCTGCCAGTGTTCCAAGAACCCGAACTGTCACGAGGAGGTTATCCGCTGGGTTCGAATGGACTCGAATGAATCACTGCAAATTATCGATAATAAATGTGAGCAATCGCACTGCCGATTCGCcagcaaaacattaaatggCACTCACGTTGTACTCCTGACGATTGCTCAGGTTGAACCAGGGGATTCTGGTCGATATTACTGCGTAGAGCACTACAAACGCGACATCCAATTTAACGACAACGGAACCCTTTTAATGGTCGGAG ATGTCTGGACAGACAGCAGTGAAGTAGATTTGCTGAATGAATGGACGGGTGAGGGTGGAAGCCCAGAGCTGGATTGGAGTGAAGCTCAAACACCAAACAGTAGTCAAGAGTTTATATTTGAATGGAGGAATGAGACTAATGCgagtgacttcctggatgaatGGCACACTGAGTTGCGCTGTGTAGTGACCAGACTCAGTGCCCCCTGGGTAAATATCTACTGGCGGTCGACCCGCGAATCATGGAACAAAACTGGCCAGACCTGGTCTTTGACAGACACCGAGAGAGC GTACAGGGTAGAGAGCCAGTTGAGAATTGGGCTAAAAGTGAAGTCTGACTGGGAGGATGAGTATGAGGATGAGTATGAGTACGAGCACGAGTACGGGTACCTAGATAAGATGGTGGAAATGGATGAAGAATTGTGGTGTGAGGTCCAGGTTGGGGTGAATGTCTCTGTTCAGAGCCCAAAGTTTTCATTCCGTCAGCAAGGCCATACTGACTCTG GTTCAGAACCATCAGCGACAGAAGTGTCACCAACACTGAACTCTTGC AGAGATGTGTCCTCGGACACCACCTATGCTCTGGTTATCAAGAAACAACCCAAGACAGAGATGACAAAGACAGAGGAGCAGACAGAAGAACAGTCAGGAAGACAGACTGGTGTACAGCGAAGTGAGATACAAATGTGA